One part of the Anopheles coustani chromosome 2, idAnoCousDA_361_x.2, whole genome shotgun sequence genome encodes these proteins:
- the LOC131264612 gene encoding uncharacterized protein LOC131264612, whose translation MGCASSSPLINGGGPGGVVESAKEAATKTATDVLHAGEAAIHDVGEHVKEAVQNVTHELENVLGGGKKTEKSDHINESDQTAMANGHGEGDDPSSNPDYQIIRLKGSKQNSVEETELMENMKNDLMSKAQSMGDDTDRLADDLIKETEDLMRDAETGIAHHEMTTRITSAEDGTIEILNLEGNAPNSPNHSNDSLKTTSPEPEIERILAAGAEADRAPDSPKATLHSLAVPASEANRAGKDEGMPEEKPDV comes from the exons ATGGGTTGCGCTAGCAGTTCACCGCTGATCAATGGCGGTGGTCCCGGTGGAGTCGTCGAGTCGGCGAAGGAAGCGGCCACAAAAACGGCCACAGACGTGCTGCATGCTGGCGAAGCGGCGATTCATG ACGTTGGCGAACATGTGAAGGAAGCCGTACAGAACGTCACCCACGAGCTTGAGAATGTGCTCGGCGGAGGCAAAAAGACAGAAAAATCCGACCACATCAACGAGAGCGACCAGACGGCGATGGCGAACGGACATGGCGAGGGCGACGACCCATCGTCCAACCCCGACTACCAGATCATCCGGCTGAAGGGCTCTAAGCAGAACAGCGTCGAGGAGACCGAGCTGATGGAGAACATGAAGAACGACCTCATGAGCAAGGCGCAGAGCATGGGTGACGACACGGACCGGCTGGCGGACGACCTGATCAAGGAGACCGAGGACCTGATGCGGGACGCTGAGACCGGCATCGCGCACCACGAGATGACGACACGCATCACCTCCGCCGAGGACGGTACGATCGAGATCCTTAACCTGGAAGGTAACGCGCCCAACTCCCCGAACCACTCGAATGACAGTTTGAAAACTACTTCACCAGAGCCCGAAATCGAGCGGATACTGGCGGCCGGTGCCGAGGCCGATCGCGCCCCCGACTCCCCCAAGGCCACTCTCCACTCGCTCGCCGTTCCTGCCTCTGAGGCCAACCGTGCCGGGAAGGACGAAGGGATGCCGGAGGAGAAACCGGACGTGTGA
- the LOC131264342 gene encoding rutC family protein UK114, which translates to MSSIVRKVITSKKCPKAVAAYSQAIVADRTVYCSGMLGLEVDSLKLVPGGAAPQAAKALEHLATLLAEAGSGIDKVVKTTILLNDMNDYAAVNEEYKKVFSSNFPARTCYGGVKLPLGAAVEIEVVALTGAVVNISE; encoded by the exons ATGTCGTCGATCGTGCGTAAAGTGATTACTTCTAAGAAGTGCCCGAAAGCTGTAGCAGCATACAG TCAAGCCATCGTTGCTGACCGCACGGTTTACTGTTCCGGTATGCTCGGACTGGAAGTGGACTCACTTAAGCTAGTCCCGGGAGGTGCTGCCCCGCAGGCGGCGAAAGCGCTGGAACACTTGGCCACCTTGCTGGCTGAGGCAGGCTCTGGCATTGATAAGGTTGTCAAAACGACCATCCTGCTGAACGATATGAACGATTATGCCGCTGTGAACGAGGAGTACAAGAAAG TGTTCAGTAGCAACTTTCCGGCTCGGACGTGCTACGGTGGCGTGAAGCTCCCGCTCGGAGCGGCCGTGGAGATTGAGGTGGTCGCATTGACCGGTGCTGTGGTGAACATTTCCGAATGA